One window from the genome of Jiangella alba encodes:
- the map gene encoding type I methionyl aminopeptidase — MSPVVPGIVSPERPVPPSIVRPEYVGKARPAPFEGSEVKDAGTIERIRVAAQLGAQALAEVGKHVAPGITTDELDAIGHEFLVERGAYPSTLGYRGFPKSLCTSVNEVICHGIPDSTVVRDGDIVNIDITAYIDGVHGDNNATFLAGDVDEETRLLVERTQEALNRAIKAVKPGRAINVIGRVIESYAKRFGYGVVREFTGHGVGESFHSGLVVPHYDDPGSTTVIEPGMVFTIEPMLNLGTHEWTMWDDGWTVVTADGRRSAQFEHTLLVTETGAEILTLP, encoded by the coding sequence ATGTCGCCCGTCGTACCCGGCATCGTCTCGCCCGAGCGCCCCGTCCCGCCGTCCATCGTCCGCCCCGAGTACGTCGGCAAGGCCCGGCCCGCGCCGTTCGAGGGCTCCGAGGTGAAGGACGCCGGCACCATCGAGCGCATCCGTGTCGCCGCCCAGCTGGGCGCGCAGGCGCTGGCCGAGGTCGGCAAGCACGTCGCCCCGGGCATCACCACCGACGAGCTCGACGCCATCGGGCACGAGTTCCTGGTCGAGCGTGGCGCGTACCCGTCGACGCTCGGGTACCGCGGCTTCCCGAAGTCGCTGTGCACGAGCGTCAACGAGGTCATCTGCCACGGCATCCCCGACTCCACCGTCGTCCGCGACGGCGACATCGTGAACATCGACATCACCGCCTACATCGACGGCGTGCACGGCGACAACAACGCGACCTTCCTCGCCGGCGACGTCGACGAGGAGACGCGGCTGCTGGTCGAGCGCACGCAGGAGGCGCTGAACCGCGCCATCAAGGCGGTGAAGCCGGGCCGCGCCATCAACGTCATCGGGCGGGTCATCGAGTCGTACGCGAAGCGGTTCGGCTACGGCGTCGTCCGCGAGTTCACCGGCCACGGCGTCGGCGAGTCGTTCCACTCCGGGCTGGTGGTGCCGCACTACGACGACCCCGGGTCGACGACCGTCATCGAGCCGGGCATGGTGTTCACCATCGAGCCGATGCTGAACCTCGGCACCCACGAGTGGACCATGTGGGACGACGGCTGGACGGTGGTCACCGCCGACGGCCGCCGGTCGGCGCAGTTCGAGCACACGCTGCTGGTCACCGAGACCGGCGCCGAGATCCTCACCCTGCCCTGA
- the crcB gene encoding fluoride efflux transporter CrcB, whose protein sequence is MSRLRRQAPVLAVIAAGGVLGALARHGAASLQADAGTGWPWAILVVNVSGCLLIGVLMAVLLDLTAPHRLLRPFLGIGVLGGYTTFSTYAVDTQRLLADGRVAAALTYYLVTPVLALSAVWIGTAATRALRGRRRA, encoded by the coding sequence GTGTCCAGGCTGCGCCGCCAGGCGCCGGTGCTCGCGGTCATCGCCGCGGGCGGCGTGCTCGGCGCGCTGGCCCGCCACGGCGCGGCGTCGCTGCAGGCCGACGCCGGCACCGGCTGGCCGTGGGCGATCCTCGTCGTCAACGTGTCCGGCTGCCTGCTGATCGGCGTGCTCATGGCGGTGCTGCTCGACCTCACCGCGCCGCACCGGCTGCTGCGCCCGTTCCTCGGCATCGGCGTGCTGGGCGGGTACACCACGTTCTCCACCTACGCGGTGGACACCCAGCGGCTGCTGGCCGACGGCCGGGTCGCCGCCGCCCTGACGTACTACCTGGTGACGCCGGTGCTGGCGCTGTCAGCGGTCTGGATCGGGACCGCGGCCACCCGGGCCCTGCGAGGAAGGAGACGCGCATGA
- a CDS encoding NAD+ synthase, which translates to MPQIRIALAQVNPTVGALEANADLVVRMTKHAAAQHAHLVAFPEMMLTGYPVEDLALRASFVDESRATLEKLAARLDGEGLGATAVVVGYLGRDDATAGQFQLGRPKGSPQNAVAVLYGGRVVARQAKYHLPNYGVFDEARYFVPGDHLGVFRLHGIDVALAVCEDIWQDGGPVSVAREARAGLLLVVNGSPYERNKDDTRLDLARRRAAAAQATLAYVNMVGGQDELVFDGDSLVVRPDGELLARAPQFEEGCLVVDLQLPEAVAPAPGPWGMTQERVAGFAVHRSTLTTAPLPAYTPDPGALAPRLSDLAEVYAAIVTGLRDYVRKNGFSSVVLGLSGGIDSALVAAIAVDALGAENVHGVSMPSSYSSEHSKSDAQQLAERTGLRYRTIPIAPMVRTFLDNVELTGLAEENLQARVRGMTLMGLSNQEGHLVLATGNKTELAVGYSTIYGDAVGGYAPIKDVPKTLTWELARWRNATAAERGETPPIPQASIDKPPSAELRPGQLDSDSLPDYPLLDDILYRHLEQDLGAGELRAAGFDADLVAKVLRMVDTAEYKRRQYPPGPKITMRNFGRDRRVPITSAWRETPGAEPAAEAAPAEPTAEPAAESAATPAEAPAEPTAEAPATTAESQLDAVQPEAPADQPEAAADQPEADEPVQPARELPPPPPPH; encoded by the coding sequence GTGCCGCAGATCAGAATCGCGCTCGCTCAGGTGAACCCGACCGTCGGTGCGCTCGAGGCCAACGCGGACCTCGTCGTCCGCATGACCAAGCACGCCGCCGCGCAGCACGCCCACCTGGTCGCCTTCCCCGAGATGATGCTCACCGGCTATCCGGTCGAGGACCTCGCGCTGCGGGCGTCCTTCGTCGACGAATCGCGCGCCACGCTGGAGAAGCTGGCGGCCCGCCTCGACGGCGAGGGGCTCGGCGCCACCGCCGTCGTCGTCGGCTATCTGGGCCGCGACGACGCCACGGCCGGCCAGTTCCAGCTCGGGCGCCCCAAGGGCTCGCCGCAGAACGCCGTCGCCGTCCTCTACGGCGGGCGCGTGGTGGCCCGGCAGGCGAAGTACCACCTGCCCAACTACGGCGTGTTCGACGAAGCCCGCTACTTCGTCCCCGGCGACCACCTCGGCGTGTTCCGGCTGCACGGCATCGACGTCGCGCTGGCCGTCTGCGAGGACATCTGGCAGGACGGCGGGCCGGTCTCGGTCGCGCGCGAGGCGCGGGCCGGGCTGCTGCTCGTCGTCAACGGGTCGCCGTACGAGCGCAACAAGGACGACACCCGCCTCGACCTCGCCCGCCGCCGGGCCGCGGCCGCGCAGGCCACGCTGGCGTACGTCAACATGGTCGGCGGCCAGGACGAACTGGTCTTCGACGGCGACTCCCTGGTCGTGCGCCCCGACGGTGAGCTGCTCGCACGGGCGCCGCAGTTCGAGGAGGGCTGCCTGGTCGTCGACCTCCAGCTGCCCGAGGCGGTCGCGCCGGCGCCCGGCCCGTGGGGCATGACGCAGGAGCGCGTCGCCGGGTTCGCCGTCCACCGCAGCACGCTGACCACCGCGCCGCTGCCCGCGTACACGCCCGATCCCGGCGCGCTGGCGCCGCGGCTGTCCGACCTCGCCGAGGTGTACGCGGCCATCGTCACCGGGCTGCGCGACTACGTGCGCAAGAACGGCTTCTCGTCGGTGGTGCTGGGGCTGTCCGGCGGCATCGACTCCGCGCTGGTCGCCGCCATCGCCGTCGACGCGCTCGGGGCCGAGAACGTGCACGGGGTCTCGATGCCCAGCTCGTACTCGTCCGAGCACTCCAAGTCCGACGCTCAGCAGCTGGCCGAGCGCACCGGGCTGCGGTACCGGACCATCCCCATCGCGCCGATGGTCCGCACGTTCCTCGACAACGTCGAGCTGACCGGCCTGGCCGAGGAGAACCTGCAGGCCCGCGTGCGCGGCATGACGCTGATGGGGCTGTCGAACCAGGAGGGCCACCTCGTCCTCGCCACCGGCAACAAGACCGAGCTGGCGGTCGGCTACTCCACCATCTACGGCGACGCGGTCGGCGGCTATGCGCCGATCAAGGACGTGCCGAAGACGCTGACGTGGGAGCTGGCCCGCTGGCGCAACGCCACGGCGGCCGAGCGCGGCGAGACGCCGCCCATCCCCCAGGCTTCCATCGACAAGCCGCCGAGCGCCGAGCTGCGGCCCGGCCAGCTCGATTCCGACTCGCTGCCCGACTACCCGCTGCTCGACGACATCCTGTACCGGCACCTCGAGCAGGACCTCGGCGCCGGCGAGCTGCGCGCCGCCGGGTTCGACGCCGACCTCGTCGCCAAGGTGCTGCGCATGGTCGACACCGCCGAGTACAAGCGGCGGCAGTACCCGCCCGGCCCGAAGATCACCATGCGCAACTTCGGCCGCGACCGCCGGGTGCCGATCACCAGCGCCTGGCGCGAGACGCCGGGCGCCGAGCCGGCGGCGGAGGCCGCACCGGCGGAACCGACGGCGGAACCGGCGGCCGAGTCCGCGGCGACGCCCGCCGAGGCGCCGGCCGAGCCGACGGCCGAGGCCCCGGCCACGACCGCCGAGTCGCAGCTGGACGCCGTCCAGCCCGAAGCGCCCGCCGACCAGCCGGAAGCGGCCGCCGACCAGCCGGAGGCCGACGAGCCGGTGCAGCCGGCCCGGGAGCTGCCGCCACCGCCTCCCCCGCACTGA
- a CDS encoding type 1 glutamine amidotransferase produces the protein MIDVVEHEPGCPLDRFGGWLEDAGAKVRVLRPYAGDAVPSTPGDGLIVLGGQVDAYADDAAPWLPAVRVLLRAAAADGTPTLGICLGAQLLAVACGGTVDVGAAPGREAGVVDVHWRPEAAGDPLLGGLADPFPGPSMHADAVAELPPGAVWLGSSAMYPHQAFRVGAAAWGVQFHPEVSEPTFAGWAAELGDVDAAPVLRELAGRDADVVAAGRELATRFARIVEAAGADRR, from the coding sequence TTGATCGACGTCGTCGAGCACGAGCCGGGCTGTCCGCTGGACCGCTTCGGCGGCTGGCTGGAGGACGCCGGCGCGAAGGTGCGGGTGCTGCGGCCCTACGCCGGCGACGCCGTCCCCTCGACGCCGGGCGACGGGCTGATCGTGCTGGGCGGGCAGGTCGACGCCTACGCCGACGACGCGGCGCCGTGGCTGCCGGCGGTGCGGGTGCTGCTGCGCGCCGCCGCGGCGGACGGCACGCCGACGCTCGGGATCTGCCTGGGCGCGCAGCTGCTGGCGGTCGCGTGCGGCGGGACGGTCGATGTCGGGGCGGCGCCGGGTCGCGAGGCGGGCGTCGTCGACGTCCACTGGCGCCCCGAGGCGGCCGGCGACCCGCTGCTCGGCGGGCTGGCCGACCCGTTCCCCGGCCCGAGCATGCACGCCGACGCCGTCGCGGAGCTGCCGCCCGGCGCCGTCTGGCTCGGGTCGTCGGCGATGTACCCGCACCAGGCGTTCCGGGTCGGCGCGGCGGCGTGGGGCGTGCAGTTCCACCCGGAGGTGTCCGAGCCGACGTTCGCCGGCTGGGCGGCAGAGCTGGGCGACGTCGACGCGGCGCCGGTGCTGCGCGAGCTGGCCGGCCGCGACGCTGATGTCGTCGCCGCCGGACGCGAGCTGGCCACCCGGTTCGCCCGCATCGTCGAGGCGGCGGGCGCGGACCGCCGCTAG
- a CDS encoding DUF190 domain-containing protein, whose product MTLEGPARRLTIVVGENDTWHGRPLYTEIVHRAHAAGLAGASVFRGIEGFGASNHIHTTRILSLSEDLPVAVVIVDRAEPVHRFVDEVAPLVEEGLITLADVEVVRYVGRGS is encoded by the coding sequence ATGACGCTGGAGGGACCCGCCCGGCGGCTGACCATCGTCGTCGGCGAGAACGACACCTGGCACGGCCGGCCGCTGTACACCGAGATCGTGCACCGGGCGCACGCCGCGGGGCTGGCCGGCGCCAGCGTGTTCCGCGGCATCGAGGGGTTCGGCGCGTCCAACCACATCCACACCACGCGCATCCTCAGCCTGTCCGAGGACCTCCCGGTCGCCGTCGTGATCGTCGACCGCGCCGAGCCCGTGCACCGGTTCGTCGACGAGGTCGCGCCGCTGGTCGAGGAGGGCCTCATCACCCTCGCCGACGTCGAGGTCGTCCGGTACGTGGGCCGCGGCTCGTGA
- the panB gene encoding 3-methyl-2-oxobutanoate hydroxymethyltransferase, giving the protein MTHETVPLYGGQLSRRVTIRDLRLAKERGERWPMLTSYDMYTAEIFDAAGIPVLLVGDSAGNNVFAHADTVPVTVDELVPLARAVVRSTSRALVVCDLPFGSYQLGPEQALATSIRIMKETGAQAVKLEGGLPVAESVRRIVEAGVPVMAHIGFTPQSVNALGGYRVQGRGPEADKLIEAALALEEAGAFSVVLEMVTAQVAAEVTKRLSIPTIGIGAGPDVDAQVLVWQDMAGLREGRLPRFVKQYGDLRGALADATKAFADDVVSGTFPAEEHTYH; this is encoded by the coding sequence ATGACGCACGAGACCGTCCCGCTGTACGGCGGCCAGCTCTCCCGCCGGGTCACCATCCGTGACCTCCGCCTCGCCAAGGAGCGCGGCGAACGCTGGCCCATGCTCACCTCCTACGACATGTACACCGCCGAGATCTTCGACGCCGCCGGCATCCCGGTGCTGCTGGTCGGCGACTCCGCGGGCAACAACGTGTTCGCCCACGCCGACACCGTCCCGGTCACCGTCGACGAGCTGGTGCCGCTGGCCAGGGCCGTCGTGCGGTCCACCAGCCGGGCGCTGGTCGTGTGCGACCTCCCGTTCGGCTCGTACCAGCTGGGCCCCGAGCAGGCGCTGGCCACGTCCATCCGCATCATGAAAGAGACCGGCGCCCAGGCGGTGAAGCTCGAGGGCGGGCTGCCGGTCGCCGAGTCGGTGCGCCGCATCGTCGAGGCCGGCGTGCCGGTCATGGCGCACATCGGGTTCACGCCGCAGAGCGTCAACGCGCTGGGCGGCTACCGCGTGCAGGGCCGCGGGCCCGAGGCCGACAAGCTCATCGAGGCGGCGCTCGCGCTCGAGGAGGCCGGCGCGTTCTCCGTCGTGCTCGAGATGGTGACGGCGCAGGTGGCTGCCGAGGTGACGAAGCGGCTGAGCATCCCGACCATCGGCATCGGCGCCGGCCCCGACGTCGACGCGCAGGTGCTGGTCTGGCAGGACATGGCCGGCCTGCGCGAGGGCCGCCTCCCCCGGTTCGTCAAGCAGTACGGCGACCTCCGGGGCGCCCTCGCCGACGCCACCAAGGCCTTCGCCGACGACGTCGTCAGCGGCACGTTCCCGGCCGAGGAACACACCTACCACTGA
- the glnA gene encoding type I glutamate--ammonia ligase → MEKQQQFVLRSLEERDIRFVRLWFTDVLGFLKSVAVAPAELENAFSEGIGFDGSAIEGFARVYEADMLAKPDPSTFQVLPWRGGSNGTARMFCDILMPDGSPSYADPRHVLKRALSRAAEQGFTFYTHPEVEFFVFKNQPSGGEEPTPVDASGFFDHTAHGIAQDFRRDTITMLEDMGISVEFSHHEGAPGQQEIDLRYADALATADNLMTFRAVVREVALSQDLYASFMPKPFTAWPGSGMHTHVSLFEGDRNVFHEPGAEYQLSKTARSFIAGLLRHAPEITAVTNQWVNSYKRLRGGGEAPAYVCWGHNNRSALVRVPMYKPDKGQSARVEFRSLDSACNPYLAYAVILAAGLKGIEEGYELPPGAEDDVWALTDRERRAMGIDPLPASLDEAIEAMENSELVAETLGEHVFEFFLRNKRAEWNEYSLQVTAFERAKMLPVM, encoded by the coding sequence GTGGAGAAGCAGCAGCAGTTCGTCCTCCGGTCGCTGGAAGAGCGCGACATCCGGTTCGTCCGGCTCTGGTTCACCGACGTGCTCGGGTTCCTGAAGTCGGTCGCGGTCGCGCCGGCCGAGCTGGAGAACGCGTTCTCCGAGGGCATCGGTTTCGACGGCTCCGCCATCGAGGGGTTCGCCCGCGTCTACGAGGCCGACATGCTGGCCAAGCCCGATCCGTCGACGTTCCAGGTGCTCCCGTGGCGGGGTGGGTCCAACGGCACGGCCCGCATGTTCTGCGACATCCTCATGCCCGACGGCTCGCCGTCGTACGCCGACCCGCGGCACGTGCTCAAGCGCGCGCTCAGCCGGGCCGCGGAGCAGGGGTTCACCTTCTACACGCACCCCGAGGTCGAGTTCTTCGTCTTCAAGAACCAGCCGTCCGGCGGCGAGGAACCGACCCCCGTCGACGCCAGCGGCTTCTTCGACCACACCGCACACGGCATCGCGCAGGACTTCCGCCGCGACACCATCACCATGCTCGAGGACATGGGCATCTCGGTCGAGTTCAGCCACCACGAGGGCGCACCCGGCCAGCAGGAGATCGACCTGCGCTACGCCGACGCTCTGGCCACGGCCGACAACCTCATGACGTTCCGCGCCGTCGTCCGCGAGGTGGCGCTGTCGCAGGACCTCTACGCGTCGTTCATGCCCAAGCCGTTCACCGCGTGGCCGGGGTCGGGCATGCACACCCACGTGTCGCTGTTCGAGGGCGACCGCAACGTCTTCCACGAGCCGGGTGCGGAGTACCAGCTGTCCAAGACGGCGCGGTCGTTCATCGCCGGGCTGCTGCGGCACGCGCCCGAGATCACCGCCGTCACCAACCAGTGGGTCAACTCCTACAAGCGGCTGCGCGGCGGCGGCGAGGCGCCGGCCTACGTCTGCTGGGGCCACAACAACCGGTCGGCGCTGGTGCGCGTCCCGATGTACAAGCCCGACAAGGGCCAGTCGGCGCGGGTCGAGTTCCGTTCGCTCGACTCCGCCTGCAACCCGTACCTCGCCTACGCCGTCATCCTCGCGGCCGGGCTGAAGGGCATCGAGGAGGGCTACGAGCTGCCGCCGGGCGCCGAGGACGACGTGTGGGCGCTGACCGACCGCGAGCGCCGGGCCATGGGCATCGACCCGCTGCCGGCGTCGCTGGACGAGGCGATCGAGGCCATGGAGAACTCCGAGCTGGTCGCCGAGACGCTGGGCGAGCACGTCTTCGAGTTCTTCCTGCGCAACAAGCGGGCCGAGTGGAACGAGTACAGCCTGCAGGTCACCGCGTTCGAGCGGGCCAAGATGCTGCCGGTGATGTGA